A portion of the Chlamydia caviae GPIC genome contains these proteins:
- a CDS encoding helix-turn-helix domain-containing protein, which yields MECIQHESCFDLDDRENAQQLEVQEGTEMVSITQAAKLHNVTRQAIYVAIKQKKLKASKTTRWEIDLKDLEDYKRNRYSRKKSLYQGELLFDNDKGFYSVNQVADMLGIPVQKVYYATRTGTMRGERKGAAWVISQSEIDRYKSEYLNKQTVKKMKEVAVEHPTATPADAVFSGTALFEND from the coding sequence ATGGAATGCATACAACATGAAAGCTGTTTTGATTTAGATGACAGAGAAAATGCACAGCAACTTGAAGTGCAAGAAGGAACTGAGATGGTTTCTATTACACAGGCGGCAAAGTTGCATAATGTAACACGTCAAGCAATTTATGTAGCAATCAAACAAAAGAAACTAAAGGCTTCTAAAACAACCCGATGGGAAATCGATCTTAAGGATTTGGAAGACTATAAGCGTAACCGTTATTCAAGAAAGAAGTCTCTTTATCAGGGGGAGCTACTCTTTGATAACGACAAGGGGTTTTACTCTGTAAATCAGGTGGCTGATATGCTAGGGATCCCTGTGCAGAAAGTTTACTACGCTACCCGCACGGGAACCATGCGAGGAGAACGCAAAGGCGCAGCTTGGGTTATCTCTCAATCAGAGATCGATAGATATAAGAGCGAGTATTTAAATAAGCAAACAGTGAAGAAAATGAAAGAAGTTGCGGTTGAACACCCTACAGCTACTCCAGCAGATGCTGTTTTTTCGGGAACCGCCTTATTTGAGAACGACTAG
- the gltX gene encoding glutamate--tRNA ligase produces the protein MAWENVRVRVAPSPTGDPHVGTAYMALFNEIFAKRFNGKMILRIEDTDQTRSRDDYEKNIFSALQWCGIQWDEGPDIGGPHGPYRQSERTEIYREYAELLLKTDYAYKCFATPKELEEMRAVATTLGYRGGYDRRYRYLSPEEIEARTQEGQPYTIRLKVPLTGECVLEDYCKGRVVFPWADVDDQVLMKSDGFPTYHFANVVDDHLMGITHVLRGEEWLSSTPKHLLLYEAFGWEPPIFLHMPLLLNPDGTKLSKRKNPTSIFYYRDAGYIKEAFMNFLTLMGYSMEGDEEVYSLEKLIANFDPKRIGKSGAVFDVRKLDWMNKHYLNHEGSPENLLARLKDWLVNDEFLLKILPLCQSRMATLAEFVGLSEFFFSVLPEYSKEELLPAAISQEKAAILFYSYVKYLEKTDLWVKDQFYLGSKWLSEAFQVHHKKVVIPLLYVAITGKKQGLPLFDSMELLGKPRTRMRMVHAQNLLGGVPKKIQTAIDKVLKEENFENKILEF, from the coding sequence ATGGCTTGGGAAAACGTACGCGTTAGAGTTGCGCCGTCGCCTACAGGGGATCCCCACGTAGGGACAGCCTACATGGCTTTGTTTAACGAAATCTTTGCAAAACGATTCAATGGGAAGATGATCCTGAGAATCGAAGATACCGATCAAACACGTAGCCGTGATGATTATGAGAAAAATATTTTCTCCGCTCTTCAATGGTGCGGTATTCAATGGGATGAAGGACCAGATATTGGCGGTCCTCACGGCCCCTATAGACAGTCAGAACGTACGGAAATCTATAGAGAGTACGCAGAGCTTCTTTTAAAAACAGATTACGCTTACAAGTGCTTTGCTACGCCTAAAGAGCTTGAGGAAATGCGTGCTGTCGCCACTACTTTAGGGTACCGCGGGGGATACGATCGCCGTTATCGCTACCTCTCTCCTGAGGAGATAGAGGCGCGTACTCAGGAAGGCCAACCCTATACCATTCGGTTAAAAGTTCCTCTTACTGGTGAATGTGTTCTTGAAGACTACTGCAAGGGTAGAGTTGTTTTTCCCTGGGCAGATGTTGACGATCAAGTTCTTATGAAATCCGATGGTTTCCCTACATACCATTTCGCTAATGTTGTAGATGATCATCTTATGGGCATTACTCATGTTCTTCGTGGAGAAGAATGGCTGAGTTCTACTCCTAAACACCTGCTTCTTTACGAAGCTTTTGGTTGGGAACCGCCTATATTCTTGCATATGCCCTTACTCCTTAATCCCGATGGTACAAAACTATCGAAAAGAAAGAATCCTACTTCGATCTTCTATTATCGTGATGCTGGGTACATAAAAGAAGCCTTTATGAATTTCCTGACTCTCATGGGTTATAGCATGGAGGGGGATGAAGAGGTATATTCTTTAGAGAAGCTTATTGCAAACTTTGATCCTAAGCGGATTGGAAAGTCCGGAGCGGTTTTTGATGTTCGTAAGCTAGATTGGATGAATAAACACTATCTAAATCATGAGGGATCACCAGAAAATCTATTAGCTAGACTGAAGGATTGGTTGGTCAATGATGAGTTTTTATTGAAAATTCTTCCCCTCTGCCAATCTCGGATGGCGACACTTGCAGAATTTGTCGGGTTATCAGAATTTTTCTTTTCAGTTCTTCCTGAGTATTCCAAGGAAGAGCTTTTACCAGCCGCAATCTCTCAGGAGAAGGCTGCTATCCTTTTTTACAGCTATGTAAAATACTTAGAAAAAACCGATTTATGGGTTAAAGATCAGTTTTATCTAGGGTCTAAATGGCTTTCGGAAGCTTTCCAAGTCCATCATAAGAAAGTGGTGATTCCTCTTCTTTATGTGGCTATTACTGGAAAGAAACAGGGATTACCCCTGTTTGACTCTATGGAGTTATTAGGGAAACCTCGTACGCGTATGCGTATGGTTCATGCTCAAAATCTACTTGGGGGAGTTCCTAAGAAGATCCAAACGGCTATCGATAAGGTTCTTAAAGAAGAAA
- the recJ gene encoding single-stranded-DNA-specific exonuclease RecJ, whose product MAIKDNSSVPSPNWVYPKQDPALLSALIKELHLHPIAAQIFISRGFQTVNEVRDFLYVHLDNLHDPELLLDMTKAIERLLLAKERNEHVMVYGDSDVDGMTGVALLVEFLRSIDMKVSYCFLGALLKHYGEPSSLIAKMKEEKVTLLITVDCGITAGKEVSDINKQGIDVIITDHHMPTGKIPHCIATLNPKLRDRAYPNKELTGVGVAFKLARGVLNALRKENPKLKVDTKHLLDLVTLGTVTDVGTLLGENRTMVRHGIKEIAKGSRLGLHKLCIFAGVKPSEVTSTDIVLKISPKLNSLGRLADAAKGVELLLTQDPETADEIIQYLDKINRERQKIEADVFHDVQKILKNKPEIVKQAAIVLSSNDWHARVIPIISARLAKAYNKPVAIISNQGGVGKGSLRTIGSFPLLGILQKCSSLFISYGGHDFAAGIIINEDQVEAFRKKFIHLVNSSLKKDKAVLTLPLDAQADFDEIDHDLLSSIDLFEPFGKGNPMPVFYTIVHQVRYPKLLPGNHLKLYLNHGERNLEGIAFGLGDRIEALKANWNKPLELAYTPRLSQSSNGGVIHLLVRDFHILPLNYKDSQPKF is encoded by the coding sequence ATGGCAATAAAAGATAATTCTTCTGTCCCCAGCCCTAACTGGGTATACCCTAAGCAGGATCCTGCTTTGCTTTCTGCTCTTATAAAGGAATTGCATCTTCATCCGATAGCTGCACAGATCTTTATTTCTCGAGGATTTCAAACTGTAAATGAAGTCCGCGACTTCCTTTATGTACACTTAGATAATCTTCACGATCCCGAACTCTTACTGGATATGACCAAGGCCATAGAGCGCTTGCTTCTTGCTAAAGAGCGCAATGAACACGTCATGGTTTATGGCGATAGTGACGTTGACGGCATGACGGGGGTGGCTCTTCTTGTAGAGTTCCTAAGATCTATAGATATGAAAGTTAGCTACTGCTTTTTGGGAGCTTTGCTAAAACATTACGGAGAACCGTCCTCATTAATTGCTAAAATGAAAGAGGAGAAGGTTACTTTACTGATTACAGTAGATTGTGGGATTACCGCAGGAAAAGAAGTCAGCGATATCAATAAGCAGGGAATTGATGTGATTATTACAGATCATCATATGCCTACGGGTAAAATTCCCCATTGTATAGCTACTTTAAATCCTAAATTAAGAGATCGTGCTTATCCGAATAAGGAATTAACCGGCGTAGGTGTGGCGTTTAAGCTCGCGCGTGGTGTTCTCAATGCGCTAAGGAAAGAGAACCCAAAACTAAAAGTAGATACTAAACATTTATTAGATTTAGTGACTTTAGGGACAGTGACTGACGTGGGGACCCTTTTGGGAGAAAACCGCACTATGGTCAGGCATGGTATAAAAGAGATTGCTAAGGGCTCGCGGTTAGGCCTGCATAAACTCTGTATTTTTGCTGGGGTAAAACCTTCCGAAGTGACCTCTACGGATATCGTTTTGAAAATATCTCCTAAGCTGAATAGCTTGGGAAGGCTTGCCGATGCTGCTAAAGGGGTGGAGTTATTACTCACCCAAGATCCAGAAACTGCAGATGAGATAATTCAATATCTCGATAAGATAAACAGAGAACGGCAAAAAATAGAAGCTGATGTTTTTCATGATGTACAAAAAATCCTGAAAAACAAACCCGAAATCGTTAAGCAAGCCGCTATCGTATTATCGTCGAATGATTGGCATGCAAGAGTCATTCCGATTATTTCTGCGCGCCTTGCCAAGGCCTACAATAAGCCCGTAGCTATTATTTCGAATCAAGGAGGCGTAGGGAAGGGGTCATTAAGAACTATAGGCTCTTTCCCACTCCTTGGGATATTACAGAAGTGCTCATCTTTGTTTATATCCTACGGAGGGCATGATTTTGCTGCGGGGATTATCATCAACGAAGACCAAGTAGAAGCATTCAGGAAGAAATTTATCCATCTTGTGAACTCATCATTAAAAAAGGATAAAGCAGTTCTTACCCTGCCCTTAGATGCTCAAGCTGATTTCGACGAGATAGATCACGATTTATTGTCCTCTATAGATCTTTTTGAACCTTTTGGGAAAGGAAACCCTATGCCGGTATTCTACACCATAGTCCATCAGGTGCGTTATCCTAAATTATTACCAGGAAATCATCTCAAGCTTTATCTTAACCACGGGGAAAGGAATCTGGAAGGCATTGCTTTTGGACTGGGAGATAGAATAGAGGCGCTTAAAGCAAACTGGAATAAGCCCTTGGAACTTGCCTATACGCCACGTTTATCCCAATCTTCTAACGGAGGAGTGATTCATTTACTCGTTCGAGATTTCCATATTCTTCCGCTAAATTATAAAGATAGCCAGCCAAAGTTTTAA
- a CDS encoding CPn0927/CPn0928 family alpha/beta hydrolase fold protein: protein MNPQPEILIFSSEAARQAHRRRTLYPVIYKILDVICEIIKCIFRIILFIPFGLLWVLGKICQNCLLPAAGGLFTEQLCFAKKILQESFRCYVDDWLESGYASSVKRIPIQCDDLLIDAISIQFPDAEKDRWMLVSLGNSECFETRAMVYSRNDWILNVAKQARANVVVFNYPGVMHSKGPITRESLGKAYQACVHYLRDHPDGPKAKQIIAYGYSLGTLVQALGLSKEVVDGSDGVDWFVIKDRGPRSVAAIASQWLGKVAGWTATQLGWEINSAKYSESLVCPELFIHGEDYQAQLIGDGMFNRDNCFAAPFLDPNAPKFPGKKIPVGEFLLQHKGELDETTIQNVVKHIIDHYSPEDPSETPDDGE, encoded by the coding sequence ATGAACCCACAACCTGAAATTTTAATATTTTCCTCAGAAGCGGCTCGTCAGGCGCATAGGAGGCGAACTCTTTACCCCGTAATTTACAAGATACTTGATGTCATTTGTGAAATTATTAAGTGCATTTTCCGCATTATTTTGTTTATTCCGTTCGGATTACTTTGGGTATTGGGGAAGATTTGTCAGAATTGTTTGCTTCCGGCTGCTGGAGGGCTATTCACAGAGCAGCTATGCTTTGCGAAAAAAATATTGCAAGAGAGTTTTCGTTGTTATGTGGACGATTGGCTAGAGAGTGGTTATGCAAGTTCTGTAAAGCGTATTCCTATTCAATGTGATGATTTACTCATTGACGCCATTAGTATTCAATTCCCTGATGCTGAAAAAGATAGATGGATGCTGGTTTCCTTAGGGAATAGCGAATGTTTTGAAACTAGAGCTATGGTTTACTCTCGTAATGATTGGATATTGAATGTGGCGAAACAAGCGCGGGCTAATGTTGTAGTATTTAACTATCCAGGGGTGATGCATAGCAAGGGCCCCATTACACGGGAGTCTTTAGGAAAGGCTTATCAGGCATGTGTTCATTATCTTCGAGATCACCCTGACGGACCGAAGGCAAAACAAATTATAGCTTACGGCTATTCTTTAGGAACCCTAGTACAAGCGTTAGGATTGAGCAAGGAAGTCGTCGATGGAAGTGACGGGGTCGATTGGTTTGTCATTAAAGACCGTGGACCGAGGTCAGTTGCGGCGATAGCATCTCAATGGCTCGGGAAAGTTGCTGGATGGACAGCAACACAGTTAGGTTGGGAAATCAATTCGGCAAAATACAGTGAATCTCTTGTTTGCCCAGAATTATTCATACACGGAGAGGATTACCAAGCTCAACTCATAGGAGATGGTATGTTCAATAGGGATAATTGTTTTGCAGCACCATTTTTAGATCCTAATGCTCCTAAATTCCCTGGAAAGAAAATTCCTGTAGGGGAGTTCCTACTACAGCATAAGGGAGAGCTTGATGAGACGACCATACAGAATGTAGTTAAACACATCATAGATCACTATAGTCCGGAAGACCCCAGTGAAACACCAGATGATGGGGAATAA